The following are from one region of the Penaeus vannamei isolate JL-2024 chromosome 28, ASM4276789v1, whole genome shotgun sequence genome:
- the LOC138866968 gene encoding uncharacterized protein yields MYSSRLRLGACLDSRLGACLDSRLGACLDSRLGACLDSRLGACLDSRLGACLDSRLGACLDSRLGACLDSRLGACLDSRLGACLDSRLGACLDSRLGACLDSRLGACLDSRLGACLDSRLGACLDSRLGACLDSRLGACLDSRLVGGIRLGQSPARQEGNRVILPLL; encoded by the coding sequence ATGTATTCGTCTCGACTCCGTCTCGGCGCTTGTCTCGACTCACGTCTCGGCGCTTGTCTCGACTCACGTCTCGGCGCTTGTCTCGACTCACGTCTCGGCGCTTGTCTCGACTCACGTCTCGGCGCTTGTCTCGACTCACGTCTCGGCGCTTGTCTCGACTCACGTCTCGGCGCTTGTCTCGACTCACGTCTCGGCGCTTGTCTCGACTCACGTCTCGGCGCTTGTCTCGACTCACGTCTCGGCGCTTGTCTCGATTCACGTCTCGGCGCTTGTCTCGACTCACGTCTCGGCGCTTGTCTCGACTCACGTCTCGGCGCTTGTCTCGACTCACGTCTCGGCGCTTGTCTCGACTCACGTCTCGGCGCTTGTCTCGACTCACGTCTCGGCGCTTGTCTCGACTCACGTCTCGGCGCTTGTCTCGACTCACGTCTCGTCGGCGGGATTCGTCTCGGACAGTCCCCGGCGAGACAGGAGGGGAACCGTGTCATTCTTCCCCTGTTGTAA
- the LOC138867155 gene encoding neuropeptide-like protein 31 — MRLLCGLMVVAALVAGVSAGGLYGGFGRGFGGGFGGFGRGFGGYGGGFGRGFGGFGRGFGGYGGGIGFGRGFGGFGGGFGRGYGGYGYGR; from the exons ATG CGTCTCCTGTGTGGCCTGATGGTGGTGGCAGCGCTGGTCGCTGGCGTGAGCGCGGGAGGTTTGTACGGAGGCTTCGGCCGAGGCTTCGGCGGAGGCTTTGGCGGCTTTGGTCGAGGCTTCGGAGGCTATGGCGGAGGCTTCGGCCGAGGCTTCGGAGGCTTCGGCCGAGGCTTCGGAGGCTATGGCGGAGGCATCGGATTTGGACGAGGATTCGGAGGATTTG GAGGCGGATTCGGGCGTGGATATGGCGGATACG GGTATGGGCGGTGA
- the LOC138867154 gene encoding neuropeptide-like protein 31, protein MVVAALVAGVSAGGLYGGFGRGFGGGFGGFGRGFGGYGGGFGRGFGGYGGGIGFGRGFGGFGGGFGRGYGGYGK, encoded by the exons ATGGTGGTGGCAGCGCTGGTCGCTGGCGTGAGCGCGGGAGGTTTGTACGGAGGCTTCGGCCGAGGCTTCGGCGGAGGCTTTGGCGGCTTTGGTCGAGGCTTCGGAGGCTATGGCGGAGGCTTCGGCCGAGGCTTCGGAGGCTATGGCGGAGGCATCGGATTTGGACGAGGATTCGGAGGATTTG GCGGTGGATTCGGGCGTGGATATGGCGGATACGGTAAATAA